In Camelus ferus isolate YT-003-E chromosome 10, BCGSAC_Cfer_1.0, whole genome shotgun sequence, the following proteins share a genomic window:
- the SF3B2 gene encoding splicing factor 3B subunit 2 isoform X5: protein MAAEHPEPPKGELQLPPPPPPGHYGAWAAQELQAKLAEIGAPIQGSREELVERLQTYTRQTGIVLNRPVLRGEDGDKAAPPPMSAQLSGIPMPPPPMGLPPLQPPPPPPPPPPGLGLGFPMAVGPRPPNLGPPPPLRVGEPVALSEEERLKLAQQQAALLMQQEERAKQGDHSLKEHELLEQQKRAAVLLEQERQQEIAKMGTPVPRPPQDMGQIGVRTPLGPRVAAPVGPTPTVLPMGAPVPRPRGPPPPPGDENREMDDPSVGPKIPQALEKILQLKESRQEEMNSQQEEEEMETDTRSSLGQSASETEEDTVSVSKKEKNRKRRNRKKKKKPQRVRGASSESSGDREKESAHSRGSDSPAADVEIEYVTEEPEIYEPNFIFFKRIFEAFKLTDDVKKEKEKEPEKLDKLENSAVPKKKGFEEEHKDSDDNSSDEDQEKKPEAPKLSKKKLRRMNRFTVAELKQLVARPDVVEMHDVTAQDPKLLVHLKATRNSVPVPRHWCFKRKYLQGKRGIEKPPFELPDFIKRTGIQEMREALQEKEEQKTMKSKMREKVRPKMGKIDIDYQKLHDAFFKWQTKPKLTIHGDLYYEGKEFETRLKEKKPGDLSDELRISLGMPVGPNAHKVPPPWLIAMQRYGPPPSYPNLKIPGLNSPIPESCSFGYHAGGWGKPPVDETGKPLYGDVFGTNAAEFQTKTEEEEIDRTPWGELEPSDEESSEEEEEEESDEDKPDETGFITPADSGLITPGGFSSVPAGMETPELIELRKKKIEEAMDGSETPQLFTVLPEKRTATVAGAMMGSTHIYDMSTVMSRKGPAPELQGVEVALAPEELELDPMAMTQKYEEHVREQQAQVEKEDFSDMVAEHAAKQKQKKRKAQPQDSRGGSKKYKEFKF from the exons ATGGCGGCCGAGCATCCCGAGCCTCCCAAAGGAGAGCTGCAGCTGCCACCGCCGCCACCTCCTGGACACTATGGTGCCTGGGCTGCCCAGGAGCTTCAGGCTAAATTGGCAGAGATCGGAGCTCCAATCCAAG GGAGTCGCGAGGAGCTGGTGGAGCGGCTGCAGACCTACACCCGCCAG ACTGGCATCGTCCTGAATCGGCCCGTTCTAAGAGGTGAAGATGGGGACAAAGCTGCTCCCCCTCCCATGTCAGCACAG CTCTCTGGGATTCCCATGCCACCACCACCCATGGGACTCCCCCCTCTGcaacctcctcctccacccccaccacccccaccaggcCTTGGCCTTGGCTTTCCTATGGCAGTTGGACCCCGCCCACCAAACCTGGGGCCCCCTCCTCCACTGCGGGTGGGCGAGCCTGTGGCGCTGTCAGAGGAAGAGAGGCTGAAGCTGGCGCAGCAGCAGGCAGCATTGCTGATGCAGCAAGAGGAGCGTGCCAAGCAG GGAGATCATTCACTGAAGGAACACGAGCTTTTGGAGCAGCAGAAGCGG GCAGCTGTGTTACTGGAGCAGGAGCGGCAGCAGGAGATTGCCAAGATGGGCACCCCAGTCCCTCGGCCCCCACAAGACATGGGCCAAATTGGTGTTCGCACTCCTCTAGGTCCTCGAG tAGCTGCTCCAGTGGGTCCCACTCCCACTGTTTTGCCTATGGGGGCCCCTGTTCCTCGGCCTCGTGGtccccccccacctcctggagATGAGAACAGAGAG ATGGATGACCCCTCTGTGGGCCCCAAGATCCCCCAGGCTTTGGAAAAGATCCTGCAGCTAAAGGAGAGCCGCCAGGAAGAGATGAACTCTCAACAGG aggaagaagaaatggaaacagacacTCGCTCATCCCTGGGCCAGTCAGCGTCGGAGACTGAGGAGGACACGGTGTCTGTGTCCAAGAAAGAG AAAAACCGGAAGCGTCGGAACcgcaagaagaagaaaaagccccAGCGGGTGCGGGGGGCCTCATCTGAGAGCTCGGGGGACCGAGAGAAAGAGTCAGCCCATTCCCGTGGCTCTGACTCCCCGGCGGCCGATGTTGAAATTGAGTACGTGACCGAAGAGCCTGAAATTTATGAGCCCAACTTCATCTTCTTCAAGAGGATTTTTGAGGCTTTCAAG CTCACTGATGAcgtgaagaaggagaaagagaaggagccaGAGAAACTTGACAAACTGGAGAACTCTGCAGTCCCCAAGAAGAAGGGCTTTGAGGAGGAGCACAAGGACAGTGACGATAATAGCAGTGATGAGGATCAG gaaaagaagccagaagcCCCCAAGCTGTCCAAGAAGAAGCTGCGCCGAATGAACCGCTTCACTGTGGCTGAACTCAAGCAG CTTGTGGCTCGGCCTGACGTCGTGGAGATGCATGATGTGACTGCGCAGGACCCCAAGCTCTTGGTGCACCTCAAGGCCACTCGGAATTCTGTGCCTGTGCCGCGCCACTGGTGTTTTAAGCGCAAGTACCTGCAGGGCAAACGAGGCATTGAGAAGCCCCCCTTTGAGCTGCCAGACTTCATCAAACGCACAGGCATCCAGGAGATGCGGGAGGCCCTGCAGGAGAAG GAAGAACAGAAAACTATGAAGTCAAAAATGCGAGAGAAGGTTCGACCCAAGATGGGGAAGATTGACATTGATTATCAGAAACTGCATGACGCCTTCTTCAAGTGGCAGACCAAGCCAAAGCTGACCATCCACGGGGACCTGTACTACGAG GGGAAGGAGTTTGAGACACGACTGAAGGAGAAGAAGCCGGGAGATCTGTCTGATGAGTTGAGGATTTCCTTGGGGATGCCAGTAGGACCA AATGCCCACAAAGTCCCCCCGCCGTGGCTGATTGCCATGCAGCGATATGGACCACCTCCGTCGTACCCCAACCTGAAAATCCCGGGGCTCAACTCACCTATCCCCGAG AGCTGTTCCTTTGGGTACCATGCTGGTGGCTGGGGCAAACCGCCAGTAGATGAGACCGGGAAACCCCTCTATGGGGATGTGTTTGGAACCAATGCTGCTGAATTTCAG ACCaagactgaggaagaagagaTTGATAGGACCCCTTGGGGGGAGCTAGAGCCATCTGATGAAGAGTcttcagaagaggaggaagaggaggaaagtgatGAAGACAAGCCAGACGAGACAGGATTCATTACCCCTGCAGACag TGGCCTCATCACTCCCGGAGGCTTCTCTTCAGTGCCAGCTGGAATGGAGACCCCTGAACTCATTGAGCTGAGGAAGAAGAAGATTGAGGAGGCGATGGATGG AAGTGAGACGCCTCAGCTGTTCACTGTGTTGCCAGAGAAGAGAACGGCCACTGTTGCGGGGGCCATGATGGGATCAACCCACATCTATGACATGTCCACG GTTATGAGCCGGAAGGGCCCAGCCCCCGAGCTGCAAGGTGTGGAAGTGGCCCTGGCACCTGAAGAGTTGGAGCTGGATCCCATGGCCATGACCCAGAAGTATGAGGAGCACGTGCGGGAGCAACAGGCACAAGTGGAGAAAGAAGACTTCAGTGACATGGTGGCTGAACACGCTGCCAAGCAGAAG CAGAAGAAACGGAAAGCTCAGCCCCAGGACAGCCGTGGGGGCAGCAAGAAATATAAGGAGTTCAAATTTTAG